A stretch of Imperialibacter roseus DNA encodes these proteins:
- a CDS encoding DUF3127 domain-containing protein, giving the protein MDIKGKLLEKSETTNVTASFKKREFVVEFAENPQYPEYVKFELIQDKCDLLNDFQPGQEIEVHFNLKGRKWTDPKGEVKYFNSLQAWRILPVGAQTSAGSSPSGEAPPPAEEPEWLSASSEDDDLPF; this is encoded by the coding sequence ATGGATATCAAGGGAAAACTTCTCGAGAAAAGTGAAACAACTAACGTGACAGCCTCTTTCAAAAAGCGTGAATTTGTTGTGGAATTTGCGGAGAATCCTCAGTATCCGGAGTACGTTAAGTTTGAGCTAATCCAGGACAAGTGTGACCTACTCAACGACTTTCAGCCAGGTCAGGAAATTGAAGTACACTTTAACTTGAAAGGCAGAAAATGGACTGATCCGAAGGGCGAAGTAAAGTACTTTAATTCGCTTCAGGCATGGAGGATTTTGCCAGTCGGTGCCCAGACTTCAGCGGGTAGTTCTCCTTCGGGCGAGGCACCCCCACCAGCAGAAGAACCGGAATGGCTGAGTGCCTCATCAGAAGACGACGATCTTCCGTTTTAA